A genomic window from Acinetobacter lwoffii includes:
- the rsmI gene encoding 16S rRNA (cytidine(1402)-2'-O)-methyltransferase: MSAQLFVVATPIGHLDDMSYRAIQVLKSVSLIAAEDTRTSAQLLKHFNIQTPLTACHEHNESNKIDQLIQRLLNGEDMALISDAGTPLISDPGFKFVRAAQAHNIRVIPVPGACAAIAALSAVGLPSDRFSFEGFLPSRQSQRLLNLEKLKDETQTLIFYEAPHRILESVKDMASVFGADRPVGFAREITKTFETIKKMTLGELVEFISNDHNQQKGEIVLVIGGATEEKDLDQEKLDKLLKRLLQDLSVKAASQLAADLTGIKKKIAYQRALELTSAND; encoded by the coding sequence ATGAGTGCTCAGTTATTTGTTGTTGCGACTCCAATCGGGCACTTAGATGATATGAGTTATCGTGCAATTCAGGTGTTGAAGTCGGTGAGTCTTATTGCTGCTGAGGATACACGAACTTCCGCACAGTTGCTTAAACACTTTAATATTCAAACACCTCTGACTGCCTGTCATGAGCATAATGAAAGCAACAAGATTGATCAGCTGATCCAGCGCCTGCTCAATGGCGAAGATATGGCCCTGATCAGTGATGCTGGCACTCCCCTGATTAGCGACCCTGGCTTTAAATTTGTCCGGGCTGCTCAAGCGCATAATATCCGCGTGATTCCCGTTCCTGGTGCTTGTGCTGCGATTGCAGCTTTAAGTGCAGTCGGCTTGCCGAGTGACCGTTTCAGTTTTGAAGGTTTTCTGCCATCCAGACAAAGTCAGCGTCTGCTAAATCTGGAAAAACTGAAAGATGAAACCCAGACTTTAATTTTCTATGAAGCACCGCACCGGATTCTGGAGTCCGTTAAGGATATGGCCAGCGTTTTCGGAGCAGATCGCCCGGTCGGTTTTGCGCGAGAAATCACCAAGACTTTTGAAACTATCAAGAAAATGACCTTGGGTGAATTGGTGGAATTCATTAGCAATGATCACAATCAGCAAAAAGGCGAAATTGTTCTGGTGATTGGCGGTGCCACCGAAGAAAAAGATCTGGATCAAGAAAAGCTGGATAAATTATTGAAACGTTTGTTACAGGACCTTTCGGTCAAAGCAGCATCACAGTTGGCAGCAGATTTAACGGGTATTAAAAAGAAAATCGCTTATCAACGTGCTTTAGAACTGACTTCGGCAAACGATTAA